In Nitrospirota bacterium, a genomic segment contains:
- a CDS encoding PAS domain S-box protein, whose amino-acid sequence MTDMKKGRILIVDDEPEVLNPLNEFLIKSGYKVSAFSSVKEALEALKAHEFDLLLTDLIMPEMTGIDFLKAAFEIDPLLVGIVITGKGTVKTAVEAMKTGAFDYIMKPVEWKILIPVISRALEVRFLRVREKRYRSIVEDQVELICRFLPDGTVTYVNEAICRYFGKKHEELIGHSFMPFIPVEDHEFVKKQIYSLNKDNSVITIEHRVIAPNGEIRWQRWTNRALFDEHSRIIEYQAVGHDITDRKKIEESLKLSEEKYRLLIENANEIIVVAQDNMLKFVNPKAIKIMGFSEQELMSRPFIDFIHPDDKEMVLNNHLKRLKGEKIPEVYPFRIIDKNGNTKWLEISAVLIIWEGRPATLNFLSDITERKLAEEKLKNSYMQLRSLSIRLSEVEEAEKQALASELHDQIGQNLTVLGINLNIIKSLLGNKENAEILSRIDDSLALLNQTNEQIRDIMSNLRPSLIDDYGLLAGLRWYSEQFSKRTGIRVEVTGEEFDQRLAKNIETILFRIAQEALTNIAKHSRADSVTIKLQETDGIEQLIIADNGVGFDPNAVRQSKEPKWGIITMKERVQAIGGNFQIKTKQGDGTTLIVEIKK is encoded by the coding sequence ATGACTGATATGAAAAAAGGACGGATTTTAATTGTTGATGATGAACCCGAAGTTCTTAACCCTTTGAATGAATTCTTGATAAAATCAGGATACAAGGTATCAGCATTTTCATCAGTCAAAGAAGCCCTTGAAGCATTAAAAGCACACGAATTTGACCTGCTTCTGACTGACCTCATCATGCCTGAAATGACCGGTATAGATTTTCTTAAAGCTGCTTTTGAAATAGACCCTTTGCTCGTTGGAATTGTAATAACTGGAAAAGGGACGGTCAAGACTGCTGTAGAAGCAATGAAGACAGGTGCATTCGATTACATCATGAAACCTGTGGAATGGAAAATACTAATACCGGTTATATCTCGTGCATTGGAAGTTCGCTTTTTACGAGTCAGAGAAAAAAGATATCGCTCAATTGTTGAGGATCAGGTAGAGCTAATCTGTCGTTTTCTTCCCGATGGAACGGTAACATATGTGAATGAAGCTATCTGCCGTTATTTCGGGAAAAAACATGAGGAACTTATCGGACACAGTTTTATGCCTTTTATCCCGGTAGAAGATCATGAATTTGTAAAGAAACAGATATATTCTCTCAACAAGGATAATTCTGTCATAACAATCGAACACCGCGTTATAGCACCTAATGGAGAAATCCGCTGGCAAAGATGGACAAATCGTGCATTATTCGATGAGCATAGCAGGATTATCGAATACCAAGCAGTAGGTCATGATATTACAGACAGGAAGAAGATAGAGGAATCGCTCAAGCTGTCAGAAGAAAAGTATAGATTACTCATTGAAAATGCTAATGAGATAATAGTCGTTGCTCAGGACAATATGCTTAAGTTTGTTAATCCAAAAGCAATAAAAATCATGGGATTTTCAGAGCAGGAACTTATGTCCAGACCGTTCATAGATTTTATTCATCCTGATGATAAAGAGATGGTATTGAACAATCATCTTAAAAGACTCAAAGGAGAGAAGATTCCTGAAGTCTATCCTTTCAGGATTATTGACAAGAACGGAAATACTAAATGGCTTGAGATAAGTGCTGTATTGATTATATGGGAAGGAAGACCGGCAACGCTAAACTTTTTGAGTGATATAACCGAGCGTAAACTGGCTGAGGAAAAACTGAAAAATTCCTATATGCAGTTACGGTCTCTTTCTATACGACTCAGTGAAGTTGAAGAAGCTGAAAAGCAAGCACTGGCAAGTGAATTACACGATCAGATAGGACAGAATCTCACAGTATTAGGTATAAATCTAAATATTATTAAATCATTATTAGGCAATAAAGAGAATGCGGAAATTCTGTCACGGATTGATGATTCACTTGCTTTGTTAAATCAGACAAACGAACAGATACGGGATATAATGTCAAATCTAAGGCCGTCACTAATCGATGATTATGGTCTCCTGGCAGGATTACGTTGGTATAGTGAACAATTTTCAAAACGGACAGGCATAAGAGTAGAAGTAACAGGAGAAGAATTCGATCAACGACTTGCAAAAAACATCGAAACTATACTATTTCGCATTGCACAGGAAGCGCTCACTAATATAGCAAAGCATTCCAGAGCAGACAGTGTAACAATTAAATTGCAGGAGACAGATGGTATAGAACAGCTCATTATCGCCGATAATGGAGTTGGTTTTGACCCAAACGCTGTCAGGCAATCAAAGGAACCTAAATGGGGTATTATCACAATGAAAGAAAGGGTTCAGGCTATAGGAGGCAATTTCCAGATTAAGACTAAGCAAGGAGATGGTACAACACTAATCGTAGAGATAAAAAAATGA
- a CDS encoding PAS domain S-box protein, whose amino-acid sequence MKTSKKAIKNKKIQQEKIKKIKCWEFYKCTEKECPAYKSKNLKCWLFTGTLCRNEIQGKFIEKMEMCVDCKVFKKNMDSAAIRESCKVFNKQLKNFREIINKKENKREMELENISLELAIGLSEVFEALKKIAKGDPAVRISEASNLELISILKHLINITAENIGEIVEQSHEIVIGITELFDVMHRVSKGDLKSRVTGQSQVEILEAVKNVTNHMIEEIDRAIKQLKASEEAIRNLEEIEASILDAIPHAVIGLKERKIFFANKAVEKVFGWQPEELIGKKTKVLYRNDDEFEEIGKKFYPVLEKQRIFSSEFPCRRKDGKDILCMVSTSVIGKEMQEKGIVVLYEDITNQKIMQKKLEESEKKYIDLYQNAPDGYHSLGPDGTILEVNETWLKILGYDREEVVGKMNIKDLLTVEGKQIFQRTFPLLKEKGFIENIDYHYKKKDGTLIPVIINATAIYDDNGKFLKSRTAVRDNSEKKAFEQKLKYAAEEWRATFDAMPYSILLLDNDLSVIRTNINASSLFNMPFKDIIGKKCYELFPENNELGDFLKSIILENDIQTKTFEYYDQRSNKHLLVQSTPIKYSEITPHLYILSLIDISELKNKEKKLIQSRDAFLNMLKEIDFSYKELQQIYNGLIHAFVNAIDAKSPWTKGHSERVTKYALAIAREMGIHRKDIENLRIAALLHDIGKIGTYDIILDKPGRLTDEEFALIRMHPSKGAEILKPITQLKNLLPVIKYHHERLDGKGYPDGLHGDEIPLLSKIICVADSYDSMTSERPYRPAPSKEYAILELERCSGTQFDPEVVKAFLKILKK is encoded by the coding sequence ATGAAGACATCTAAAAAGGCAATTAAAAACAAAAAAATTCAGCAGGAAAAAATTAAAAAGATAAAATGCTGGGAATTCTATAAATGCACAGAGAAAGAATGCCCTGCCTACAAATCAAAAAATCTCAAATGCTGGCTTTTTACAGGAACATTGTGCCGAAATGAAATCCAGGGGAAATTTATTGAAAAGATGGAGATGTGTGTAGATTGTAAGGTTTTCAAGAAAAATATGGATTCAGCAGCAATCAGAGAAAGCTGTAAGGTTTTTAATAAACAGTTAAAAAATTTTAGAGAAATTATTAATAAGAAAGAGAATAAGAGAGAAATGGAACTGGAGAACATCAGTTTAGAATTAGCAATAGGTTTGTCAGAAGTTTTTGAAGCATTGAAAAAGATTGCAAAAGGAGATCCAGCAGTAAGAATCTCTGAGGCATCAAATCTTGAACTGATTTCCATTCTTAAGCATCTAATAAATATTACAGCAGAGAACATTGGAGAAATAGTTGAACAATCTCATGAAATTGTCATTGGTATTACAGAGCTTTTCGATGTAATGCACAGGGTTTCAAAAGGAGATTTAAAATCAAGAGTAACCGGACAATCTCAAGTAGAGATTCTTGAAGCGGTTAAGAATGTAACAAACCACATGATTGAAGAAATCGATAGAGCGATTAAACAACTAAAAGCATCTGAAGAAGCAATTCGGAACTTAGAAGAAATCGAGGCATCAATACTGGATGCTATTCCACACGCAGTTATAGGGCTGAAAGAACGAAAAATATTTTTTGCGAATAAAGCAGTGGAAAAAGTATTTGGCTGGCAACCAGAAGAATTAATCGGTAAAAAAACAAAGGTATTATATAGAAATGATGATGAGTTTGAGGAAATCGGGAAAAAGTTCTATCCAGTTCTGGAAAAACAAAGAATTTTTAGTAGTGAATTTCCTTGCCGTAGAAAAGATGGAAAAGATATTTTATGTATGGTAAGCACCTCTGTGATTGGTAAAGAAATGCAAGAAAAAGGTATTGTTGTGCTTTATGAAGATATTACAAATCAAAAAATTATGCAGAAAAAACTTGAAGAAAGCGAGAAAAAATATATTGATCTTTACCAGAATGCACCAGATGGGTATCATTCATTAGGACCTGATGGAACTATTCTTGAAGTAAATGAAACATGGTTAAAAATTCTCGGTTATGATAGAGAAGAGGTTGTAGGTAAAATGAACATAAAAGACCTTCTCACAGTTGAAGGCAAGCAAATATTTCAAAGAACATTTCCTCTTCTGAAAGAGAAAGGTTTTATAGAAAATATTGACTACCATTACAAAAAAAAGGACGGGACATTAATCCCTGTCATAATCAATGCGACTGCCATATATGATGATAATGGTAAATTCTTGAAGAGTAGAACTGCCGTTAGAGACAACAGCGAAAAAAAGGCATTTGAACAAAAACTAAAATATGCAGCAGAAGAGTGGAGGGCTACTTTTGATGCAATGCCATATAGTATATTGCTACTTGATAACGACTTATCTGTTATAAGGACAAATATTAATGCTTCTTCTCTTTTCAATATGCCTTTTAAAGATATAATCGGGAAAAAGTGTTATGAGTTATTTCCCGAAAATAATGAGCTTGGAGATTTTTTGAAAAGCATTATCTTAGAGAATGATATACAAACAAAAACATTTGAATACTATGATCAAAGATCAAATAAACACCTGCTGGTTCAAAGCACGCCAATTAAATATTCGGAAATTACACCACATTTATATATACTCTCCCTGATTGATATATCAGAACTGAAAAATAAAGAAAAGAAACTTATACAAAGCCGAGATGCATTCCTGAATATGCTTAAAGAAATCGATTTTTCGTATAAAGAACTTCAGCAAATTTATAACGGTCTTATTCATGCCTTTGTAAACGCAATAGATGCAAAAAGTCCCTGGACTAAGGGTCATTCTGAACGTGTTACAAAATATGCTTTAGCAATAGCCAGAGAGATGGGAATTCATAGAAAGGATATTGAGAATCTTAGGATAGCTGCACTTCTTCATGATATAGGTAAGATAGGAACATATGATATTATTCTTGATAAGCCCGGGAGACTGACTGATGAAGAATTTGCACTTATCAGAATGCATCCCTCAAAAGGAGCTGAAATACTCAAGCCTATAACACAACTTAAGAATTTATTACCTGTAATTAAATATCATCATGAAAGACTGGACGGTAAAGGATACCCTGATGGGCTTCATGGTGATGAAATCCCTTTGCTATCAAAGATTATTTGTGTGGCTGATTCCTATGACTCTATGACATCTGAAAGACCATACAGGCCTGCCCCATCAAAAGAATATGCTATCTTAGAGTTGGAACGTTGTAGTGGCACCCAATTTGATCCTGAGGTAGTCAAGGCATTTCTAAAAATTCTGAAAAAATAA
- a CDS encoding response regulator transcription factor, whose product MKNKTLIKDLLLIVEDHDALRESLQKWLSTFFPELDFLEAGSGEDALNLVKEHKPGIVLMDIKLPQMSGIEATRQIKEMLPDTNIVILSMYDFIDYKTEALAAGASAYVAKNRMYSELVPIIKKFLSS is encoded by the coding sequence ATGAAAAATAAAACTTTGATTAAAGATTTACTATTGATAGTTGAAGATCACGATGCGTTACGTGAATCATTACAAAAGTGGTTAAGCACATTTTTCCCTGAACTTGATTTCTTAGAAGCAGGCTCAGGCGAAGATGCATTGAATCTGGTGAAAGAACATAAACCAGGTATTGTTTTAATGGATATTAAATTGCCCCAGATGAGCGGGATAGAAGCGACCAGACAGATAAAAGAGATGCTGCCGGATACCAACATTGTTATTCTTTCAATGTATGATTTCATTGACTATAAAACTGAAGCATTAGCTGCAGGAGCAAGTGCTTATGTTGCCAAAAACAGAATGTATTCTGAACTCGTCCCTATTATCAAAAAGTTTTTATCTTCATGA